The Bdellovibrio bacteriovorus W nucleotide sequence CTGCATGCCCAAGGACCCCAGGGATGAAACGAGAAAGCGAATCAATCACGACAAGCGCGCCTAATTCTCCCCCAGAAAGTACATAATCCCCAATGGATAACTCTTCATCTACAAAGGAGTTTAAAACTCTTTGATCCACGCCACCATAGCGTCCACACAGCAAGATAACGTGCTCTGCCTGGCTCAGGTCTTTGGCTTTTTGCGCCGTCAAGGTAGGCCCTTGTGGGGAGAGATAGATGACCTTTGAATTCTTATGTTTCTTTTCTTCAAAAAGTTTTTTGAGGGGATCTGCCAACATGATCATCCCGTCGCCGCCGCCAAAAGGGCGATCGTCGACGGAGCGATGGCGATCTTCCGTGTAATCCCTTGGATTCACGACAGAGACTTCAAGTAGTTTTTTTTCCAGAGCCTGACCTAGGACGCCATATCCAAGGGCGCCCAAAATCATCTCCGGAAAAAGAGTCACCACTTCAACTTTCATTAGTGACTTTCGATGTCCAAAAGCCCTTCAGGAAGATCCATCACAACAGACGTGTGCTTGAAATCAATTTTCTTGATGAAATCATCAACGAAAGGAACTTCAACTTTTCTTCCGTCCATCTCTACAACCAAAAGATCCTGAACGCCATTTGAAGAAAAGCCAACGATTTGACCTAGAATGTTTTGCTCTACATCCTTCAAGTTGAAGTTTAAGATCTCAGATAGATAGATTGTCTCGCCTGGCTTAGAAACCAAAAGATCAGCATCAATGTAAAATTCAAAATGTTCTAATTTTTCAGCCGCCGTACGATCAGCAACTTCTTGCGCTTTCACGATAAAACCTTTTTTGAAAGGTTTTGTTCTTTCAACTGTGAAAGTTAAAGTTTCTTCTGAAGTCTTAGACTTAAGATAGAAGCTCTTCATTCTCTTGGCCCATGTAATGTCACCAGAGAGGATTAGAATATAAAGATCTCCTTTAAGACCATGAGCTTCTCTAACTTTACCAACTAACTTCATCTCTACTCCCTATTCCCCGCACTCAAGCTTTCGGATTCATACTTAAGAATCTACTTGAAGTCATTTAAATGATATTTGGGAAAAGAAAAAGGGGTTGCCAATGACAACCCCTTTAAAATTTTATTTCAACTAACCCTTATTGGGACCCTAGACTATTCAACGATATCCAAGTGATAACGTTTATTAAGCTTTGTACCCGCTGCGCGGATGATTGTTCTCATAGCCGCAGCAGTTTTACCTTGCTTACCGATAACTTTACCTAGGTCCTCTTTGTCTACTTTGAGAGCAAGAAGAGTTGTTTGCTGACCTGGAATTTCGTCGACTTCCACATTCTCGGGTTTATCAACAAGAGACTTAGCCATAAACTCAACAAGGTCTTTCAAGCTATCCATAAAATTCCCCCAACCGATAGAACTTTGCTATTCCGATAATCTCTCGAAATAGCATATCTGCCAAGAATTATTTTGCTTGGGCCAATTTGATAACGTGCTTAACGCGATCAGAAGGTTGAGCACCTTTTTTGATCCATTCTTCAACTTTAGCAAGATCAAGCTCTACTTTTTTCTCGTTACCT carries:
- a CDS encoding tRNA methyltransferase (COG0336 tRNA-(guanine-N1)-methyltransferase), translated to MKVEVVTLFPEMILGALGYGVLGQALEKKLLEVSVVNPRDYTEDRHRSVDDRPFGGGDGMIMLADPLKKLFEEKKHKNSKVIYLSPQGPTLTAQKAKDLSQAEHVILLCGRYGGVDQRVLNSFVDEELSIGDYVLSGGELGALVVIDSLSRFIPGVLGHADSAEKDSFSDGLLEEPHFTRPREVLEQSIPEILFSGHHEKIEIWKHQVSVLVTLVKRPDLFKKYIFEKTQLALAQKKKKRPLPIEELKEFFRSLSENDKKTLGLSSLREEDIHE
- a CDS encoding putative 16S rRNA processing protein (COG0806 RimM protein, required for 16S rRNA processing), with product MKLVGKVREAHGLKGDLYILILSGDITWAKRMKSFYLKSKTSEETLTFTVERTKPFKKGFIVKAQEVADRTAAEKLEHFEFYIDADLLVSKPGETIYLSEILNFNLKDVEQNILGQIVGFSSNGVQDLLVVEMDGRKVEVPFVDDFIKKIDFKHTSVVMDLPEGLLDIESH
- a CDS encoding hypothetical protein (COG1837 Predicted RNA-binding protein (contains KH domain)) translates to MDSLKDLVEFMAKSLVDKPENVEVDEIPGQQTTLLALKVDKEDLGKVIGKQGKTAAAMRTIIRAAGTKLNKRYHLDIVE